One window of the Pedobacter ginsengisoli genome contains the following:
- a CDS encoding GDSL-type esterase/lipase family protein: MNKSILPIFLFILLWTTLSAQKIKIACVGNSITYGAGVVNREKNAYPAQLQAMLGNNYQVMNFGVSGTTLLKKGNNPYWNTIAYKKALESKPDIVFIKLGTNDSKFINRSFYNEFESDYKELIKSFSESGIHPRIVLLLPIPSFLADSNSIYDPVIKQQIIPRIKTVAYQTKSEIIDLYSLFLDQSDLLPDKIHPSSLGATIIAKRLYEAVKLNEKGAYDIFSLLKEDKKISSFNGFECADFTFSGRACKVVKPKVTAIGKPWVWRARFWGHEPQTDVSLLERGFHVVYCDVAELFGNTEAINLWNKFYNLMQQCGLSKKAVLEGMSRGGVYIYNWALANPGKVACIYADAPVLDLKSWPGGQKSAGAREPWEDFKKDYNLSEEQAINFKNNPLDRAKEIAKLGFPMLHVVGDVDDVVPIAENTTPFEQQVLVAGGNIQVIHKPTINHHPHSLPNPTPITNFILHATGYKVNFAKIPAPGAEYRSGAGWTGKDDWWAQFDNIDSVMMLKAPLDVLFLGNSITQGTGGHRTRLLYRPGFDAFNQVFGNFKWESAGIAGDRTQNVLWRLQNGAYAKARPKVMVLTIGVNNFIDNDDADEIASGILSIVNWVNINMPATKLVLTGPLPTGIKKNEERRKKYNQIHVLLTKVSNKSFVYLPINEPFMLPNGDLDPVKYGSDGIHLQAEGYRAWAQALKPTITKLLDNK, from the coding sequence ATGAACAAAAGTATTTTACCAATTTTTCTTTTTATCCTTTTGTGGACAACTCTTTCTGCTCAGAAAATTAAAATAGCCTGTGTAGGAAATAGCATTACTTATGGTGCAGGTGTAGTTAATAGAGAAAAGAATGCTTATCCGGCACAGTTGCAAGCCATGCTAGGCAACAATTATCAGGTTATGAATTTTGGGGTAAGTGGAACAACATTACTCAAAAAGGGTAACAACCCATATTGGAATACAATTGCCTATAAAAAGGCTCTTGAAAGTAAACCCGATATAGTGTTTATTAAGTTGGGAACAAACGACAGTAAATTCATAAACAGATCTTTTTACAATGAGTTTGAGAGTGATTATAAAGAACTTATTAAATCATTTAGCGAATCAGGAATCCATCCCAGAATTGTTCTGTTACTTCCGATACCTTCTTTCTTGGCAGATAGTAACTCAATTTATGATCCAGTTATTAAACAGCAGATTATACCTCGAATAAAGACTGTTGCTTATCAAACCAAGTCAGAGATTATTGATCTTTATTCCCTGTTTCTAGATCAATCAGATCTTTTGCCTGATAAAATTCATCCATCCTCGTTAGGAGCAACAATAATTGCGAAACGCTTATATGAAGCAGTTAAATTAAATGAAAAAGGAGCATATGATATTTTTTCGTTATTAAAAGAAGATAAAAAGATCAGCTCATTTAATGGTTTTGAATGTGCAGATTTTACTTTTAGTGGCAGAGCATGCAAAGTGGTAAAGCCTAAAGTAACTGCTATTGGTAAACCATGGGTTTGGAGAGCTCGTTTTTGGGGACATGAACCCCAAACTGATGTGTCATTATTGGAAAGAGGTTTTCATGTTGTTTATTGCGATGTAGCGGAGTTGTTTGGCAATACTGAGGCTATAAATTTGTGGAACAAATTTTATAATCTGATGCAACAATGTGGTCTTTCAAAGAAAGCAGTGTTAGAGGGAATGAGCAGAGGCGGTGTCTATATATACAATTGGGCTTTAGCTAATCCGGGAAAGGTAGCTTGCATTTATGCAGATGCACCAGTGCTCGATTTAAAAAGCTGGCCGGGTGGCCAAAAAAGTGCAGGAGCCCGGGAGCCTTGGGAAGATTTTAAAAAGGATTATAACCTTAGCGAAGAACAGGCAATTAATTTTAAGAATAACCCATTAGATCGGGCTAAAGAAATTGCAAAACTGGGATTTCCAATGTTACACGTTGTAGGAGACGTTGATGATGTTGTGCCTATTGCAGAAAATACGACGCCATTTGAACAGCAGGTTCTTGTAGCAGGGGGCAATATACAGGTGATACATAAACCAACAATAAATCACCATCCGCATAGCTTGCCGAATCCCACGCCAATCACGAATTTTATATTACATGCTACCGGTTATAAAGTAAATTTTGCCAAAATCCCTGCGCCCGGTGCTGAATACCGTTCAGGCGCAGGCTGGACAGGTAAGGATGATTGGTGGGCTCAGTTTGATAATATTGATAGTGTAATGATGCTAAAAGCACCCCTTGATGTTCTTTTCTTGGGGAATTCAATAACGCAAGGTACTGGCGGCCATAGAACCAGACTATTATATAGGCCAGGATTTGATGCCTTTAACCAGGTATTTGGTAATTTTAAATGGGAGAGTGCAGGTATAGCCGGAGATCGTACTCAAAATGTTCTTTGGCGACTTCAAAATGGTGCGTATGCGAAAGCCAGGCCAAAAGTGATGGTATTAACCATTGGTGTGAATAATTTTATCGATAATGACGATGCTGATGAAATTGCATCTGGCATCCTTTCTATTGTTAATTGGGTTAATATAAATATGCCCGCTACCAAATTGGTATTAACCGGTCCTCTGCCAACGGGTATTAAAAAAAACGAAGAGAGAAGAAAAAAATATAATCAGATTCATGTTTTACTAACAAAAGTGTCAAATAAGTCGTTTGTTTACCTGCCAATAAATGAGCCTTTTATGTTGCCAAATGGCGATTTGGATCCTGTAAAATATGGATCGGATGGTATTCACCTACAAGCTGAAGGCTACAGGGCCTGGGCACAGGCATTGAAACCAACCATCACAAAATTATTAGATAACAAATAG
- a CDS encoding RraA family protein, translating into MKWYNDDELFEIIRTELYTAVIGDIMDKLGLLHQFLPAEIQPLQKNMFVAGRAMPVLEADVLESAGYEGNNSILKRSFGLMLEALDDLKKDEVYICGGASPRYALWGELMSTRAMKLGAAGAVVDGYSRDTKGILELNFPTFSYGSYAQDQAPRGKVIDFRVPIEIRGVKINPGDIVVGDIDGVCIVPQNKEVEILTHAIEKARGEKLVQVKIQEGMSATEAFEKYGIM; encoded by the coding sequence ATGAAATGGTATAACGATGATGAACTTTTCGAGATCATACGAACTGAGCTTTATACTGCAGTAATTGGTGATATAATGGATAAATTGGGATTGTTACATCAGTTTCTGCCAGCTGAAATACAACCTCTTCAGAAAAACATGTTTGTTGCCGGAAGAGCAATGCCTGTATTAGAGGCGGATGTACTGGAGTCGGCTGGTTATGAGGGAAATAATTCTATTTTAAAACGTTCATTTGGTCTCATGCTTGAGGCTTTGGATGATTTAAAAAAGGATGAGGTATATATCTGCGGTGGCGCTTCACCACGCTATGCTTTATGGGGAGAATTAATGAGCACAAGGGCTATGAAACTTGGTGCTGCAGGAGCAGTTGTGGATGGATATTCAAGAGATACAAAAGGAATTCTAGAATTGAATTTTCCCACATTTTCATATGGTAGTTATGCTCAAGATCAGGCTCCAAGAGGAAAAGTAATTGATTTTAGAGTGCCAATAGAAATCAGAGGTGTAAAAATTAATCCTGGAGACATTGTAGTAGGTGATATTGATGGAGTTTGCATAGTTCCCCAAAATAAGGAGGTTGAAATCTTAACCCATGCGATTGAGAAAGCAAGAGGGGAGAAACTGGTTCAGGTTAAAATTCAGGAGGGAATGAGTGCCACAGAAGCGTTTGAGAAGTATGGGATTATGTAA
- a CDS encoding glycoside hydrolase family 2 TIM barrel-domain containing protein — protein sequence MKTLYNIIFVSLFCLANSVSGQIQKIAFPVAGNKNIEIARLSPVPADKTLKIYLNGEWRFKQGTKNTPIQVPGEWAMQGHNVAAGETVTYSRSFTIPGSWKSKRVKLKFDGVSSHALVKVNGNKVAEHEGSFVPFESDVTDFLKSGDNILEVEVQALTISDILACTSQYAAHTVGGILRKVTLFVLPEINIADLTVSTSFDANYKNSTLKLKAKLINESKMNSTVGLRYLLTDKEGKVILNKAFPLNKALTAGESIVSEKSFFVKNPRQWNTERPYLYNLTTELLIDGKVTQQNNQKIGFRQVEIKGNQLFVNGSVVKLRGVNRHSVHPLTGRTISKELEIKDAELFKQANCNYIRTSHYPPSEEFLEEADKIGLFVENESSLTWIQHHASPMWKLWNYKDEKFLPYMISANLEKMQASKNHPSVIIWSLGNESMWSPLWKKVLDKVKEFDDTRPTSFHDQCWGGFNNAGSKADIANYHYPGINGPAATDTMSRPTLFGEYAHISTYNRRELVTDPGIRSAYGPPLVKMYDSIYYHKGNVGGAIWSGIDDTFHLPNGTIVGYGPWGPIDGWRRLKPEYWGMKKAYAPVVVQNLNERKIQNNHLMLEVENRYDFISLKDVSIAYKTNNDEGEVKSFIGPHKSGFLKIPVNKQTTEVYITFKDPAGFIANEERIGLSKTPVMQYEPVASLLMKENAGAYFVEQGEITYTIDKRTGLISKAESHGERILEQGPVFCVIPMNSEDGGKPNVAGETYQNNIYPLKNYPLYTLFAKNIVAQESDDAIVITMETSYSNASGNIKYSFMKNGNVKVDYSVKTNNLTISNPYQYGMLFQLPREFDELNWKRRGDFTVYSPDDISRDNGTAKLNAKWISSVEEPGKMPAILWKDDANELGSNDFRSTKQHIVYAELKNRNNKGIKVLSDETQSSRSWLQDGNIQFLIADYSNNGSEPFYGSPFTDQSVSIKDKQLKGSVTFRLR from the coding sequence ATGAAAACATTATACAACATAATTTTTGTCAGTTTATTTTGTTTGGCAAACAGTGTGAGCGGCCAAATTCAAAAAATAGCCTTTCCGGTTGCTGGTAATAAGAATATTGAAATTGCACGTTTATCGCCGGTTCCTGCAGATAAAACCCTGAAAATTTATCTAAATGGAGAATGGAGGTTTAAACAGGGCACAAAGAATACTCCCATTCAGGTACCAGGAGAATGGGCCATGCAAGGACACAATGTAGCAGCGGGAGAAACCGTGACCTACAGCAGATCTTTTACAATACCTGGCTCATGGAAAAGTAAGCGTGTAAAATTAAAATTTGATGGCGTGAGTTCTCATGCTTTGGTGAAAGTTAATGGTAATAAGGTAGCTGAACATGAAGGAAGTTTTGTTCCTTTTGAAAGTGATGTTACAGATTTCCTTAAATCAGGGGATAATATACTGGAGGTTGAAGTTCAGGCATTAACAATCAGTGATATTTTGGCTTGTACATCTCAATATGCGGCGCACACAGTGGGTGGAATATTGCGTAAAGTAACCTTATTTGTTTTGCCCGAAATAAATATTGCAGACCTTACGGTAAGTACAAGTTTTGATGCAAATTATAAGAATTCAACCCTTAAGCTTAAAGCTAAATTGATCAATGAATCTAAAATGAATTCAACTGTTGGACTTCGTTACCTATTAACTGATAAAGAGGGTAAAGTTATCTTAAACAAAGCATTCCCATTAAACAAAGCCCTTACTGCAGGAGAATCAATTGTTTCTGAGAAGAGTTTTTTTGTTAAAAATCCAAGACAATGGAACACTGAGCGTCCGTACTTGTATAATTTAACTACAGAACTGCTTATTGACGGTAAGGTTACTCAACAGAATAATCAAAAAATCGGTTTCAGGCAGGTTGAGATCAAAGGAAATCAGCTTTTTGTGAATGGAAGTGTGGTTAAGCTAAGGGGCGTTAACAGGCATTCTGTTCATCCGCTTACCGGCAGAACTATTAGTAAAGAACTTGAAATAAAGGATGCTGAACTTTTTAAGCAGGCCAATTGCAATTATATCCGCACCTCTCATTATCCTCCATCTGAAGAATTTTTAGAAGAGGCTGATAAAATTGGTCTCTTTGTTGAAAATGAATCATCATTAACTTGGATTCAGCATCATGCCTCGCCAATGTGGAAGCTATGGAATTATAAAGACGAAAAATTCTTACCTTATATGATCTCGGCAAATCTGGAAAAAATGCAGGCATCAAAAAACCATCCTTCGGTTATCATTTGGTCGTTAGGCAATGAATCGATGTGGAGTCCGCTTTGGAAGAAAGTGTTGGATAAGGTGAAAGAATTTGATGATACGCGACCAACCTCTTTTCACGATCAGTGTTGGGGTGGTTTTAATAATGCAGGCAGTAAGGCAGACATTGCCAATTATCATTACCCTGGAATTAATGGGCCTGCAGCAACGGATACTATGAGCCGACCCACTTTATTTGGTGAGTATGCGCACATAAGTACTTATAATAGAAGAGAGCTAGTTACCGATCCCGGTATTAGAAGCGCTTATGGGCCTCCATTAGTAAAAATGTATGATTCCATTTATTACCACAAGGGAAATGTAGGAGGTGCCATATGGAGTGGTATTGATGATACTTTTCATTTACCTAATGGAACAATAGTAGGATATGGGCCTTGGGGGCCGATTGATGGCTGGCGTAGACTTAAACCAGAGTACTGGGGTATGAAAAAAGCCTATGCGCCTGTAGTAGTTCAAAATTTGAATGAACGAAAAATTCAAAACAATCATTTAATGCTCGAGGTAGAAAACCGTTATGATTTTATCTCGTTAAAAGATGTTTCTATTGCATATAAAACCAATAATGATGAAGGTGAAGTTAAGTCGTTTATTGGTCCGCATAAAAGTGGCTTTTTAAAAATTCCAGTAAATAAGCAAACTACTGAAGTATATATTACTTTTAAAGATCCGGCTGGGTTTATTGCTAATGAAGAACGTATTGGTTTAAGTAAAACACCGGTAATGCAATATGAGCCAGTTGCATCACTTTTAATGAAGGAGAATGCCGGAGCTTATTTTGTTGAGCAGGGAGAAATCACTTATACAATTGATAAAAGAACTGGTTTAATATCAAAGGCAGAAAGTCATGGTGAGCGTATTCTTGAACAAGGACCTGTATTTTGTGTAATACCAATGAATAGCGAGGATGGTGGGAAGCCTAATGTAGCTGGCGAGACTTATCAAAATAACATATATCCACTAAAAAATTATCCCTTATATACCTTGTTTGCAAAAAATATTGTCGCTCAGGAATCAGATGATGCTATTGTAATTACAATGGAAACTTCTTACTCCAATGCCAGTGGAAACATTAAGTACTCTTTTATGAAAAATGGCAATGTAAAGGTAGATTATAGTGTTAAAACTAATAATTTGACTATTTCTAATCCTTATCAATATGGTATGTTGTTTCAGTTACCGCGTGAATTTGATGAATTAAACTGGAAGCGGCGTGGAGATTTTACGGTTTATTCTCCTGACGACATTTCACGAGATAATGGCACTGCAAAATTAAATGCCAAATGGATATCATCAGTAGAAGAACCTGGTAAAATGCCCGCCATCTTATGGAAGGACGATGCAAACGAGCTGGGTTCAAACGACTTTAGGTCTACAAAGCAGCACATTGTTTACGCTGAACTTAAAAATAGAAATAATAAAGGAATTAAGGTGCTTTCGGATGAAACTCAATCGTCTAGAAGCTGGTTGCAGGATGGTAATATTCAGTTTCTGATTGCTGATTATAGTAATAATGGTTCAGAACCTTTTTATGGTTCTCCATTCACTGATCAGAGCGTAAGTATTAAGGATAAGCAATTGAAAGGAAGTGTGACTTTTAGGTTACGTTAA
- a CDS encoding mandelate racemase/muconate lactonizing enzyme family protein — MKITDVKVWLVEGVKYNWTLLKIYTDTGHTGVGEATNWPGSPIVYHAAKHVAERIIGLDPMKTDFIWTKLYRDLNWMGPFGASMCAISGIDMALLDLKGKVLGAPCYELLGGAFRKDILLYANYWFTGGEHNAEDYTAQARKVKEAGFTGLKFDPFAHTNYLYGEDLSPNLQLTVEQQDLAFEVSRAVREAVGPNFDIMIETHAMLNYSVAVKMAQRLSELNITWYEEPAGPENANTLRAMRERIPSNVSICVGERHYTRHGIRDILEKHVCDIMMPDITRCGGPSEMKRMATMMEAYNVLLAPHNPNGPLSTLASAHVCASVPNFFRQEFMFNDVPWRDTVIDHPIKEMINGGHLLLSDRPGLGVDLVESEMEKHPGVLMARPGFYI; from the coding sequence ATGAAAATTACAGATGTAAAGGTATGGCTGGTTGAAGGCGTTAAATACAACTGGACTTTATTAAAAATTTATACTGACACGGGGCATACAGGGGTTGGCGAAGCCACAAACTGGCCGGGAAGCCCGATTGTATATCATGCGGCTAAACATGTAGCGGAAAGGATTATAGGACTTGATCCAATGAAAACAGATTTTATCTGGACTAAACTATATCGAGATCTGAACTGGATGGGGCCATTTGGTGCCAGTATGTGTGCTATTAGTGGAATTGATATGGCTCTGTTGGATTTGAAAGGAAAGGTACTGGGCGCACCATGTTATGAACTACTGGGTGGTGCTTTTAGGAAAGATATATTGCTATATGCAAACTATTGGTTTACGGGGGGAGAACATAATGCTGAAGATTATACTGCACAAGCAAGGAAAGTAAAGGAAGCTGGATTTACCGGACTTAAATTTGATCCTTTTGCGCATACAAATTATTTGTATGGTGAGGATTTATCACCTAATCTGCAACTTACTGTAGAGCAGCAGGATTTGGCATTTGAGGTAAGCAGGGCTGTTAGAGAAGCTGTGGGGCCTAATTTTGACATTATGATAGAGACACACGCCATGTTGAATTACAGTGTAGCTGTAAAAATGGCACAGCGGTTATCGGAATTAAATATTACCTGGTATGAGGAGCCCGCGGGGCCAGAAAATGCAAATACCTTACGAGCTATGCGCGAGCGTATTCCATCAAATGTTTCTATCTGTGTGGGTGAGAGACACTACACTCGTCACGGTATAAGAGACATATTAGAGAAACATGTATGTGATATTATGATGCCTGATATCACTCGTTGCGGCGGTCCGTCAGAAATGAAAAGAATGGCAACCATGATGGAGGCTTATAATGTTTTACTTGCCCCGCATAATCCTAATGGGCCACTTTCTACTTTGGCTTCGGCTCATGTATGTGCTTCTGTACCTAATTTTTTTAGACAAGAGTTCATGTTTAATGATGTGCCCTGGAGAGATACCGTTATTGATCATCCAATAAAAGAAATGATTAACGGTGGACATTTGCTGTTAAGTGACCGTCCAGGGTTAGGTGTTGATCTTGTTGAATCAGAAATGGAAAAACATCCGGGAGTTTTAATGGCAAGACCCGGATTTTATATATAA
- a CDS encoding SDR family NAD(P)-dependent oxidoreductase: protein MALEINLKGRVALITGVTSGIGLGVAKILAEAGCIVAGCAEYSEESPQAKVFLETVGAIGERVSYVKADMRNPEEIRTFVETIAEREGGKINILVSNAGKNVFDRPEGCSEMDWDFNMNLNLASHWRITKFSKPYLEKNNGVIIVISSNHAYSTLPGCFPYNITKTALTGLVRSLAIEWGPKIRTVGIAPGFIDTPGNQLWFDSFLDPALEKQKTIELHPVKNLGTPEEIGGWCAFLASEYAAFASGTTYLVDGGRNALMQDA from the coding sequence ATGGCTTTAGAAATTAACTTAAAAGGAAGGGTTGCCCTTATTACCGGGGTTACTTCTGGAATAGGTTTAGGGGTTGCAAAAATTTTAGCAGAAGCTGGCTGTATCGTTGCTGGGTGTGCAGAATACTCAGAGGAAAGCCCGCAGGCAAAGGTTTTTTTGGAAACGGTTGGAGCCATAGGTGAGCGCGTAAGTTATGTTAAGGCTGATATGCGGAATCCTGAAGAAATCAGGACATTTGTTGAGACTATAGCTGAACGTGAAGGAGGAAAGATAAATATTCTTGTTTCAAACGCAGGTAAAAACGTATTTGACAGACCTGAAGGATGTAGTGAAATGGACTGGGATTTTAACATGAACCTTAATCTAGCATCCCACTGGCGTATTACAAAGTTTAGTAAGCCCTATCTGGAGAAAAATAATGGGGTTATTATTGTGATAAGTTCCAATCATGCCTATTCAACATTGCCGGGTTGTTTTCCTTATAATATTACAAAAACAGCTCTAACTGGTCTGGTAAGGAGTTTAGCGATTGAGTGGGGGCCTAAAATCAGAACTGTAGGAATTGCACCTGGTTTTATTGATACTCCAGGTAATCAATTGTGGTTCGATTCTTTTTTGGATCCCGCTCTGGAAAAGCAGAAAACTATTGAACTGCACCCGGTAAAGAACCTGGGAACTCCTGAGGAAATAGGGGGCTGGTGTGCTTTTCTGGCAAGTGAATATGCTGCTTTTGCATCAGGTACTACTTACCTGGTTGACGGAGGGAGAAATGCATTGATGCAAGACGCGTAA
- a CDS encoding glycoside hydrolase family 3 N-terminal domain-containing protein: MKKTSVSVCFVLMLFGLNSLAQNVIYKDPKQPVSARTKDLIKRMTLDEKVGQLLCPLGWEMYERKGGIVTVSQKFKDIVAQKHIGMLWATYRADPWTQKTIANGLNPELAAKAGNALQRYVIENTRLGIPVFLAEEAPHGHMAIGTTVFPTGIGQASTWNPMLLEKMGGIVAKEIRVQGAHISYGPVLDLSRDPRWSRVEEGYGEDPVLTGNLAAAIVKGTGAGKLSNPHATIATLKHFVAYGIPESGHNGSAASLGERELREYFLPSFKAAIDAGAKSIMAAYNSIDGIPCSSNKFLLTNILRNEWGFGGFTVSDLGSIEGIKGSHRVAKDNKQAAILAAQAGLDADLGGNAFVNLIEAVKAGEVNENIIDTAVYRVLALKFEMGLFEKPYVDVKKAKQEVKTPDNIATARQVARESIVLLENKKEILPLTKNIKVAVVGPNADNVYNMLGDYTAPQRDGDVITVLNGIKANLTNDQVTYVKGCAIRDTTDLSIKEAVTAAEKADVVVAVVGGSSARDFKTEYIATGAAVASKENKSDMESGEGFDRSNLDLLGKQMDLLKELKKTGKPLIVIYIQGRPLNMNWASENADALLCAWYPGQEGGAAIADVLFGAYNPGGRMPVSVPRNVGQLPVHYNRKSPLDHSYVEEVATPLYAFGYGKSYSTFDYKDLKVVKGVDNKSFMVSFSVANTGKYEGDEVVQLYLRNQFASVSQPVKQLKKFERVHLKVGESKTIEFKLTESDLSIINTEMRKVFEPTSLFTILIGGNSSDVKLFYRN; the protein is encoded by the coding sequence ATGAAGAAAACTTCAGTTTCTGTTTGTTTCGTATTGATGTTATTTGGGCTTAATTCACTGGCACAAAATGTTATATATAAGGACCCAAAGCAACCAGTATCTGCACGTACAAAGGACCTGATTAAGAGAATGACACTGGATGAAAAAGTAGGCCAATTGTTATGTCCGTTGGGATGGGAAATGTATGAACGAAAAGGGGGTATAGTAACAGTTTCTCAAAAATTTAAAGATATTGTAGCTCAAAAGCATATAGGTATGTTATGGGCAACCTATCGGGCAGATCCCTGGACTCAAAAAACCATAGCTAATGGATTAAATCCGGAATTAGCAGCAAAAGCAGGAAATGCACTTCAGCGTTATGTTATTGAAAACACGCGTTTGGGTATTCCTGTTTTTTTAGCTGAAGAAGCACCTCATGGACATATGGCCATTGGAACAACTGTTTTTCCAACCGGCATTGGACAGGCATCAACCTGGAATCCGATGCTGCTTGAGAAAATGGGAGGAATTGTAGCTAAGGAAATACGTGTCCAAGGAGCTCATATTAGCTATGGGCCTGTATTAGACCTTTCCAGAGACCCTAGATGGTCAAGAGTTGAAGAGGGGTATGGAGAAGACCCTGTGCTAACTGGTAATCTGGCAGCGGCTATTGTTAAAGGAACAGGTGCAGGCAAGTTGAGCAATCCGCATGCTACCATTGCTACGTTGAAGCATTTTGTAGCCTATGGAATCCCTGAAAGTGGCCATAATGGAAGTGCTGCCAGTTTAGGAGAACGAGAGTTAAGAGAGTATTTCTTGCCATCATTTAAAGCTGCAATAGATGCCGGTGCTAAATCTATAATGGCAGCCTACAACTCTATTGATGGAATTCCCTGTTCATCCAATAAATTTCTACTTACCAATATACTTCGCAACGAATGGGGGTTTGGTGGCTTTACTGTTTCTGATCTGGGAAGTATAGAAGGCATTAAAGGAAGCCATCGCGTAGCTAAGGATAATAAACAGGCAGCTATATTGGCAGCTCAAGCTGGTCTTGATGCCGATCTGGGCGGAAACGCGTTTGTAAACTTAATTGAAGCAGTTAAGGCGGGTGAAGTTAATGAAAACATAATAGATACTGCGGTTTACCGGGTGTTAGCATTAAAATTTGAAATGGGATTGTTTGAAAAACCGTATGTAGATGTGAAGAAAGCCAAACAAGAAGTGAAAACTCCTGATAACATTGCAACTGCCAGACAGGTGGCCAGAGAATCTATTGTATTACTAGAAAATAAAAAAGAAATCCTTCCGCTAACAAAAAATATTAAGGTAGCTGTAGTTGGGCCGAATGCAGATAATGTATATAACATGCTTGGTGATTACACAGCTCCGCAACGTGATGGTGATGTAATTACCGTTCTGAATGGAATTAAAGCAAATTTAACTAATGATCAGGTTACTTATGTTAAAGGATGTGCAATTCGTGATACTACAGATTTAAGTATTAAAGAAGCAGTTACCGCTGCGGAGAAAGCAGATGTGGTTGTTGCTGTTGTAGGAGGCTCAAGTGCGCGGGATTTTAAAACAGAATATATAGCCACAGGTGCTGCAGTTGCATCAAAAGAAAATAAGAGTGATATGGAGAGTGGGGAGGGATTTGATAGGTCTAATCTGGATTTGTTGGGCAAACAGATGGACTTACTAAAGGAACTGAAGAAAACTGGTAAACCTCTTATTGTAATTTATATCCAGGGCCGTCCGCTAAATATGAACTGGGCCTCTGAAAATGCTGATGCATTATTATGTGCGTGGTATCCGGGGCAAGAAGGAGGAGCAGCAATTGCTGATGTATTATTTGGAGCCTACAATCCTGGAGGAAGAATGCCAGTTTCTGTGCCGCGAAATGTTGGGCAGTTACCAGTTCATTACAATAGGAAGAGCCCTCTTGATCATAGTTACGTAGAAGAAGTCGCTACTCCACTATATGCATTTGGCTATGGGAAAAGTTATTCGACATTCGATTATAAAGATTTAAAAGTGGTGAAAGGTGTTGATAATAAATCCTTTATGGTTTCCTTCAGTGTTGCAAATACCGGAAAATATGAGGGAGATGAAGTTGTTCAGCTATACCTTAGAAATCAATTTGCCTCGGTATCTCAGCCTGTAAAGCAATTAAAGAAATTTGAAAGAGTACATCTTAAAGTAGGAGAATCAAAAACAATCGAATTTAAATTAACTGAATCAGATTTATCTATTATTAATACAGAGATGAGGAAAGTTTTTGAACCAACAAGCTTGTTTACTATTTTAATTGGAGGTAACTCTTCGGATGTTAAACTATTTTACCGCAATTAG
- a CDS encoding AraC family transcriptional regulator: MKPELIEINPLGTKAVRVKRLETNCLIASFHFHDLCELVWIEKSYGKRIVGDHIGSFEDHDLVLMGPDLPHIWQSDNNFLAEEKNKVKSTVIYFPSDFLTALTEDKGVLNLMDDMVRRASRGLRFYGKTNREVTRILAKLPQKKGVDQVISFLQIADILASSNEYEYLASISFKNPYDEKDTNRINKVYQFLMQNFQRDINLSEVADLCNMTTNSFCRFFKDRAQKSLTQFVNEIRIGHACKLLQSADYSISEVCYASGYNNLTNFNKFFKQITGMKPSQYRGHINNRSKE; the protein is encoded by the coding sequence ATGAAACCAGAACTGATTGAAATAAATCCTTTAGGTACTAAAGCTGTTAGAGTTAAACGGCTTGAAACAAATTGCCTGATAGCATCTTTTCATTTTCATGATTTGTGTGAGTTGGTGTGGATTGAAAAGAGTTATGGAAAGCGGATTGTAGGTGATCATATAGGTAGTTTCGAAGATCATGATCTTGTTTTAATGGGGCCGGATCTGCCGCATATCTGGCAAAGTGATAATAACTTTTTAGCTGAAGAAAAGAACAAGGTTAAATCAACTGTAATTTACTTTCCTTCAGATTTTCTTACAGCATTGACAGAAGACAAGGGTGTCCTAAACTTAATGGACGATATGGTTAGAAGGGCGTCGAGAGGACTAAGGTTTTATGGAAAAACTAACAGAGAAGTTACCCGAATTCTTGCCAAACTTCCACAAAAAAAAGGCGTTGATCAGGTTATATCCTTCCTGCAGATTGCAGATATTCTAGCATCTTCAAACGAATATGAATACCTGGCAAGCATTAGCTTTAAAAATCCATATGATGAAAAGGATACCAATAGGATTAATAAGGTATACCAGTTTTTAATGCAGAACTTTCAAAGGGATATAAATTTAAGTGAGGTGGCTGACTTATGTAATATGACAACAAATTCTTTTTGCAGGTTTTTTAAAGATAGGGCTCAAAAATCACTTACTCAGTTTGTAAATGAAATTAGAATTGGTCATGCTTGTAAACTCTTGCAGAGTGCGGATTATTCAATTTCAGAGGTTTGTTACGCGAGCGGATACAATAATCTTACAAATTTTAACAAATTCTTTAAGCAAATAACTGGGATGAAACCTTCACAATATAGAGGGCATATTAATAATAGAAGCAAGGAATAG